Within Halorubrum lacusprofundi ATCC 49239, the genomic segment CCGCGCTCCGCGCGAAGGGGGAGACCGAGGCGGAGATCGCGGGGTTCGCACAGGGGATGCGCGACGCCGCCCGGACGATCGAGCCCGACCGGGAGCCGCTCGTCGACACTTGCGGGACCGGCGGCGACGACTACGACACAATCAACGTCTCGACGACCGCCGCGATCGTCGCGGCGGGCGCGGGCGTCCCGATCGCCAAGCACGGCAACTACTCGGTGTCCTCCTCGTCGGGAAGCGCCGACGTGCTGGAGGTCGCGGGCGCCGACGTGGAGGCCGAGCCGCCGGCGGTCGAGGAAGCGATCGAGACCGACGGGATCGGGTTCATGCTCGCGCCCGTCTTCCACCCGGCGATGAAGGCCGTCATCGGCCCGCGCAAGGAACTCGGGATGCGGACGATCTTCAACGTGCTCGGCCCGCTTACCAACCCCGCCGGCGCCGACGCGCAGGTACTCGGCGTGTACGACCCCGACCTCGTCGGGACGATCGCGCGGTCGCTCGCGCACATGCCCGTCGAACACGCCTTGGTCGTCCACGGCGCGGGGATGGACGAGATCGGGATCCACGACGAGACGGTCGCCGCCGAGGTCGACGGCGACGAGGTGCGGGAGTTCACGATCGCACCCGAGGATCTGGGCCTCGATCGCGCCCCGATCGAGGCGGTTTCTGGCGGGACGCCAGAGGAGAACGCGGCCGACCTCCGCGGGATCGTCGACGGCTCCGTCACCGGTCCCAAGCGCGACCTCATTCTGGCGAACGCGGGCGCGGCAATCTACGTCGCCGGCGAGACCGACACGCTCGCGGCGGGCGTCGAGCGCGCGGCCGAGGCGATCGACTCCGGCGCGGCCGCGACGAAGTTCGCTGCGCTTTGTGGTGACGACGAGGCAGTCGAGGGCGACGGCGAGGCGGCCTCTACCGACTCCGCGGCCGCCTCGACGACCGCCGGCCCGGAGGACGACGACTGATGGCGCGGGTGAAGATCTGCGGGCTGACGCGGGGAGCCGACCTCCGCGCCGCGATCGACGCCGGCGCCGACGCGGTGGGCGTCATCTCCGAGGTCCCGGTCGACTCCCCCCGCGAGGTCGACCCGGCGACGGCGGCGGAGCTACTCGCGGATGTACCGCCGTTCGTCACCGCGACGCTCGTCACGATGCCCGACTCCGCCGAGCGCGCGGTCGAGCTCCTACGGACGATCTGTCCGGACGCCATCCAGCTTCACGGCGAGTGGACGCCCGACGAGATCCGGTTCATCCGCGCGGAGACGGAGCGGAAGGTGTTACTCGCGGTCGACGCCGACGACCCGGCGCGGGCCGAGGAGTTCGATCGGGTCGCCGACGCGCTCGTGATCGACTCGACCGACGACTCCGGCGCGGGCGGCACCGGCGAGACCCACGACTGGGAACGAGCCGGCGACCTCGCCGACCGACTCACCTCGCCGGTGGTCCTCGCCGGCGGACTCACGGCCGACAACGTCGCCGAAGCGGTTCGCGCCGCCGATCCGTTCGCGGTCGACGTGGCCTCGGGCGTCGAACTCACCGACGGGCGAAAGGACCACAACGCGGTGGCCCGCTTCGTGGCGAACGCGGGGCGGGAGATGGAGTTGGCATGACCGAGTCGGCGACTCCGATCGATCGCTCGAAGGCCGAGTTCGTCGACCTCGCGGCCGACGCCGAGAAGCCGGCCGTGGTCCGCGCGTCCGCGTCGCTCGACGCCGACGTGACCCCGCTGGCGGCGTACGCGACGCTGGTCGGCGAGGGTCCGTACGGGTTCCTCTTGGAGTCCGGCGAGAAGGTCGCCTCCAGCGACCCCGACGGCGCGTTCACCGCCGACGGCGACGTCGACAAACACGCCCGGTACTCGTTCGTCGGCTACGACCCCGAGGCGATCGTCTCGGTCCACCCGGACCGGACGGACGTGACTCGGCTCGGCCCGGCGGCGGAGTTCGTCGGAGACGAGTCTGACGGCGATCTGGGTCCCGACGCCGGCGACGCGATCGATCGAATCCGGGCGGCGTTCCCGGACGTGAGCCTGCGCGGCTTCCCGGATACCGACCGACAGATCCTCTCGGGCGGCTTCGTCGGCTTCCTCGCGTACGAGGCCGTCTACGACCTCTGGTTGGAGGAGGTCGGCGTCAAGCGCCCCGAGACCGAGTTCCCGGACGCCGAGTTCGCGCTGACGACCCGGACCGTCGTTTTCGACGATAAGGAGGGGACCGTCGAACTCGTTTTCACCCCGATCGTCGGCGTCGACGACGACCCCGCGACCGTCTACGACGACCTCGTCGCTGAGGCGGAGCGGGTCGGCGCCGAGCTCCGGGACGCGTCCCCGCCGACGCCCGACGGGATCCGCGTGACCGACGAGTCCGCCGACCCCCGAGAGGCGTACGAGGAGGCGGTGCGGACCGCCAAACGGCACGTCCTTGACGGCGATATTTATCAGGGCGTGATCTCGCGGAGCCGCGAGCTCCGCGGCGAGGTCGACTCGCTCGGGCTGTACGCGGCACTGCGCGAGGTGAACCCCTCGCCGTACATGTACGTGCTGCGCCACGACGACCGCAGTATCGTCGGCGCGAGCCCCGAGACGCTGGTGTCGGTGCAAGGCGACCGTATCGTCTCGAACCCGATCGCGGGCACCTGTCCCCGGGGGGAGAGCCCGGTCGAGGACCGTCGGCTCGCCGGCGAGATGCTTGCGGACGGGAAGGAGCGCGCTGAACACACGATGCTCGTCGACCTCGCGCGCAACGACGTGCGGCGCGTCTCGGAGCCGGGCTCGATCCGCGTCGAGGAGTTCATGAACGTGTTGAAGTACAGTCACGTCCAGCACATCGAGTCGACCGTGACGGGGACGCTGGCGGGCGACGCCGACGCCTTCGACGCGACGCGCGCGACGTTCCCCGCGGGCACGCTCACCGGTGCGCCGAAAGTGCGCGCGATGGAGATCATCGAGGAGTTGGAGACGACCCCGCGGGAGGCGTACGGCGGCGGCGTCGGCTACTACGCGTGGACCGGCGACGCCGACTTCGCCATCGTGATCCGGACGGCGACGCTCGACGAGTCGCCGCCGGACGCGAGCGGTCCGGACGAGACCGCGGTGACCGTCCGCGCCGGTGCCGGGCTCGTCGCCGACTCCGACCCGGCCGCCGAGTACGAGGAGACCGAACAGAAGATGGACGGCGTGTTGACCGCGATCGACCGGATCCGGGAGGGCGGTGATGGCGACTCCCTCTCCTCCGACGACACCCTCCCCGCCGGCACGGAGGTCGACGAATGAAGGTCGTCGTCGTCGACAACTTCGACTCGTTCACGTACAACCTCGTCGAGTACATCTCTGACCAGCCGCTCGACGGCGAAGAGATTGCTGTCGAGGTGTTCAAGAACACGGCGTCGCTGGTGGAGATCCGGGACGCCGATCCGGACGCGATTCTCATCAGCCCCGGTCCCGGCCACCCGAAGAACGAGCGCGACGTGGGCGTGACGATGCCGGTGTTGCGCGACCTGTCTCCAGAGATTCCCACGCTCGGCGTCTGTCTCGGTCTCGAAGCCGCCGTCTACGAGTATGGGGGGACGGTCGGCCACGCGCCAGAGCCCATCCACGGGAAGGCGTTCCCCGTCGATCACGACGGTGAGGGCGTGTTCGTCGGGCTCGATCAGGGGTTCCGCGCCGGGCGCTACCACTCGCTGGCCGCCACCGAGGTCTCCGACGACTTCTCGGTGACCGCCACCACCGACCACGAGGGCGAGGAGATCGTGATGGGGATCCGCCACCGCGACCACCCGATCGAAGCGGTGCAGTTCCACCCCGAAAGCGTGTTGACCGCGGTCGGCCACGATCTGATCCGGAACTTCCTCGCCTCCGTTTAAAAGGGGCTTCGAGGGTCAGGCCGCTGTTACTCCGCGTCGTCGGTTTCTGTGTCGTCGGTCTCCACGTCGTCTCCCTCCTTCGTCCCGTTACCTCCTATCTCTCCCTCGACGTCGTCTCCGGCCTCCTCCGCGTCCTCCACGCCCCGTCCCGCGAGCCCGACGAGGTGGCCGATCTCGGGGAGGATCACCTCGTCGACGCCGATCCGGACCGCGTTCTCAGAGCCGGGCAGACAGAAGACGGGCGTGGCGGAGACGACCCCCGCGATCGCTCGCGAGCCGATCGTACGAGTCCCGATCTCCTCGTAGGAGAGCCGGCGGAACAGCTCGCCGAAGCCGGGGAGCGTCTTGGCGAACAGCCCTTTCACGGCCTCGGGAGTCACGTCGTCGGGCGTCACCCCCGTTCCGCCGGTGGTCACGACCGCGTCCGTGTCCTTCCGGCGCGCGAGCCGGTCGACGGTCCCCTGCACGCTGTCGTACTCGTCGGGGATCAGTTCGCGGACGACGGTCTCGTGGTCGGCGTCCTCGAACGCGGCGACGACGTGGTCGCCGGAGGGGTCCTCGTCGAGTGACCGCGAGGA encodes:
- the trpD gene encoding anthranilate phosphoribosyltransferase produces the protein MNINDTVERVTDGADLTVDEAREAARLVFEEATEAQIGALLAALRAKGETEAEIAGFAQGMRDAARTIEPDREPLVDTCGTGGDDYDTINVSTTAAIVAAGAGVPIAKHGNYSVSSSSGSADVLEVAGADVEAEPPAVEEAIETDGIGFMLAPVFHPAMKAVIGPRKELGMRTIFNVLGPLTNPAGADAQVLGVYDPDLVGTIARSLAHMPVEHALVVHGAGMDEIGIHDETVAAEVDGDEVREFTIAPEDLGLDRAPIEAVSGGTPEENAADLRGIVDGSVTGPKRDLILANAGAAIYVAGETDTLAAGVERAAEAIDSGAAATKFAALCGDDEAVEGDGEAASTDSAAASTTAGPEDDD
- a CDS encoding MogA/MoaB family molybdenum cofactor biosynthesis protein, producing the protein MSDAGDGHDHDHHDESDHNGQHDATHDGQHDATHDDHDHHDHDADSVAIAVVTVSSSRSLDEDPSGDHVVAAFEDADHETVVRELIPDEYDSVQGTVDRLARRKDTDAVVTTGGTGVTPDDVTPEAVKGLFAKTLPGFGELFRRLSYEEIGTRTIGSRAIAGVVSATPVFCLPGSENAVRIGVDEVILPEIGHLVGLAGRGVEDAEEAGDDVEGEIGGNGTKEGDDVETDDTETDDAE
- the trpE gene encoding anthranilate synthase component I; this encodes MTESATPIDRSKAEFVDLAADAEKPAVVRASASLDADVTPLAAYATLVGEGPYGFLLESGEKVASSDPDGAFTADGDVDKHARYSFVGYDPEAIVSVHPDRTDVTRLGPAAEFVGDESDGDLGPDAGDAIDRIRAAFPDVSLRGFPDTDRQILSGGFVGFLAYEAVYDLWLEEVGVKRPETEFPDAEFALTTRTVVFDDKEGTVELVFTPIVGVDDDPATVYDDLVAEAERVGAELRDASPPTPDGIRVTDESADPREAYEEAVRTAKRHVLDGDIYQGVISRSRELRGEVDSLGLYAALREVNPSPYMYVLRHDDRSIVGASPETLVSVQGDRIVSNPIAGTCPRGESPVEDRRLAGEMLADGKERAEHTMLVDLARNDVRRVSEPGSIRVEEFMNVLKYSHVQHIESTVTGTLAGDADAFDATRATFPAGTLTGAPKVRAMEIIEELETTPREAYGGGVGYYAWTGDADFAIVIRTATLDESPPDASGPDETAVTVRAGAGLVADSDPAAEYEETEQKMDGVLTAIDRIREGGDGDSLSSDDTLPAGTEVDE
- the trpG gene encoding anthranilate synthase component II; amino-acid sequence: MKVVVVDNFDSFTYNLVEYISDQPLDGEEIAVEVFKNTASLVEIRDADPDAILISPGPGHPKNERDVGVTMPVLRDLSPEIPTLGVCLGLEAAVYEYGGTVGHAPEPIHGKAFPVDHDGEGVFVGLDQGFRAGRYHSLAATEVSDDFSVTATTDHEGEEIVMGIRHRDHPIEAVQFHPESVLTAVGHDLIRNFLASV
- a CDS encoding phosphoribosylanthranilate isomerase translates to MARVKICGLTRGADLRAAIDAGADAVGVISEVPVDSPREVDPATAAELLADVPPFVTATLVTMPDSAERAVELLRTICPDAIQLHGEWTPDEIRFIRAETERKVLLAVDADDPARAEEFDRVADALVIDSTDDSGAGGTGETHDWERAGDLADRLTSPVVLAGGLTADNVAEAVRAADPFAVDVASGVELTDGRKDHNAVARFVANAGREMELA